actggcccatgcgaggcaggtccaagtcacctacctatctctctaaaaaaatttttttatttttttttatcttctaaTATTTGTGAAATCAAACTAACATCATCAGGCCTCCGTGTATCGACTGTAGTAGACCGTAACAAGAGAATGCAATTCATTAAGATGTTAATAGTGTCACAAAGTGCATTCATTTCACAACCCTCATGCAGTAATACAAACTCAACAGCAGTCAGAAGCCCAGAATCTTACCCTGTAACACTTCATGTACGATATCAGTCAGCATAGAACTGTTAATGTAAATTTATGTTGTCAGTTACCTCTCTTATACACTATTACTTAAGGACGTGGCGCAGGTACATTAAGACTGATCCAGATAACCACAAGATATCATGGCATCACTTCAGCCTCTTTCTGGCTCGATATTAGTTAACTTTAAATGAAATATGATGTAAGGATTTGCATTTATTACATTTAATACACACATTTAGAAATTATATAAATAGATCAATAGTGAATATCATTGTACTTCTTTGTTAGGCATAGCTGGGGGCAGGCTTGTGGGTGGGAGCTGGTTTGTAGGTGGGAGCTGGTTTGTAGCTGGGGGTAGGTTGGTATGCTGGGGCAGGCTGGTAGGCTGGGTACTGGGCTTTACCCTCATATTCCACTTGAGCCACGTAGCCTGCGTCACCGTTCACAGTGTATGAAACTCTCTGCAGACGACCATCAGGAAGCAGCACGTAGTAGTTCCCCTGAGTATTG
The window above is part of the Cherax quadricarinatus isolate ZL_2023a chromosome 72, ASM3850222v1, whole genome shotgun sequence genome. Proteins encoded here:
- the LOC128701390 gene encoding cuticle protein 7-like, with protein sequence MFLKAFIVGVFVAVVSAELPPSYNPPAPSYKHPAPSYGPPAPTGHPKYDFNYAVKDDPSGDDFGHQESRDGYNTQGNYYVLLPDGRLQRVSYTVNGDAGYVAQVEYEGKAQYPAYQPAPAYQPTPSYKPAPTYKPAPTHKPAPSYA